The genomic interval TGGTGACCACCATAGACCTCTCCCTGAGCTCATCCACCTCCACCCAGCAACCGGAGTGGTCCATCCCATATACAGAAGATGAAGGACCCTTCCCCTGAGCCCACTCATGGCTGCCTGCTTCTCCTATGATCAAATTCAGCAACTTAGTGGGATTCACAGGGACCCTGAGATCTCAGGCCACCCCCTTCTCACCCCAGGCCAAATCTAGGCTCCAGATCTACTCAGCAGCAAATGACTCTGGAGCTGCCTCATCTCACACACTTCAGGTCCCTTGCCCGCATTGCCCCCTCTGCCCAGACATCTTTAAGATTCCagctgagcctccaggcctgccaGAAACCCTTCCTGAGGTCCCTGGGATAGCAGAAGCACCTCCCTGGATCTCCCAGCTACAGCCTCTGCCCCCATCACAGGACCATCACTCTGGCTGGACTGTCTGTGCAGGAGTTTCTTGACGTATGGAGGACAGAGTTTTGCCAGATCAGCCAACGGCTTGGACTGGGGGGAGGTTTGGCAGGCATTTGCTGAAGGAAAACAGTGCCTGTGCTGGGAGGAATCCGATGACCAGGACCCCTGAGAGGACCCAGCAAGAACTGCAGCTAGTCTCAGAAAGCTGGGTTTTCAGATCAATGATTTTCCAGTCCTGGCAAGTTCTTGGGAAGGGCCAAAAGTCAGGACATAGGCAAAAAGGAATCACATAGATTCCAGAAAACACAGAACAAAGGCCCCAGAAAAATCAGAGTAGTCTAAAAATTgaacattaaataaatgttttctgagcATTAGAGAGGGAAGGACATCATGTGTGTTTGGCAAACATAAGCACATCCTTTGCACACATGACTCCCCTCTTTTGAAAACGGGCCATTCAGGGACATGTGGACCCTCAGCAACTGTTGTGGGACGTGGGACCCACCACCAGGGCTCAGGAAACAGGTAACCACATAGTCCAGTATTAAATTCAGCCCAGCAAGCAATTAAATATTGGACCTGTTAAAGAAAAGTGTCACCATGGAGATAGGCTTTCAGGGCTATGTCCTGAGTTCCAACTGTTCAAACAAAATTTACAATTGGAAAtcgtacacttaaaaatgtttaagatgatcctgaccagtggtggcacagtaaatagagtatcgatctgggacactgaggtcccaggtttgaaaccctgaggtcactggcttgagtgcaggctcatccggtttgagcgcagggtcaccggcttgagcgtagggccaccggcttgagcatgggatcaaagacatgaccccatggtcgctggcttgagcaaggggtcactgaatcAGCTAGAGCcttctgatcaaggcacatatgacaagcaatcaatgaacaactaaagtgatgcaactatgagttgatgcttctcatctctctcccgtgctgtctgtttctctcattaaaagaaatagttaagatgataaatcttACATTGTATGTATTTgatttcaataaagaaaaattggggaaaaaatcCACAGCTGGGGAAAAGAGTAAGTATGCTCCATGATACATACAGGATTGTTGGGACATGCCTGTCCtactaactcaaaatggactgCAAGACTAACTCAAAATggtcctgtttctttttctttttttttttttttaactttttaaagattttatttattcatttttattggagagagagagagagagagagaaggagagagagagagagagagagagagagagagagaggaggggaggagcaggaagcatcaactcccatatgtgccttgaccaggcaagcccagggtttcgaaccggcgacctcagcattccaggtcgacgctttatccactgcactaccacaggtcaggcctctttttcttttgaattgattttagagagaggaagggatggagagagagagacagaaacatcaatctgcttccatatgtgccctgaccggggatcaaacaggcaaTCTCTGCACATGGGCGacactccaactgagctatgtggccagggctggTCCTGTTTCTAACAAGAGCGAGACCCAAAGTTTAAACCTTGGAACACCACTCACAAATTAACACtgttcccaccaccaccactacagAACGTCATAAGacatggctctggctggttagctcagttggttgtagcatcatcccaaaacaccaaagttgcctgacctgtggtggtgcagtggataaagcgtcaacctggaaatgctgaggttgccagttcgaaaaccctgggcttgcctggtcaaggcacatatgggagttgatgcttcctgctcctccccccttctctctctctgtctctctctcctctctaaaaataaataaataaaattaaaaaaaaaaaacaccaaagttgtgggttcaatccccggtcagggcacatatgggaagtgaccaatgaatttacaactaaatggaagaacaaaCGAATacccccccctttcctttctctttctaaagtcaatttaaaaagaaaaagaaaaaagagccagGACATATCTAGAATTTGAACGCAGACTTTTCAGAAGTGGAAGATTCATTGTCCAGGAAGAACCAGTGCTGAAACCCCTCAAAATCCTACCCCGAACCCTGAATCAGGGAGACAGATTTGAGCATTGCCTCCTGTCTCCGACTCGCAAATAAAAGCTCTTTTTTGTTTCAAAAACCGGTGCCATATGTTTGCTTCCATGTGCACTGGGCACTGAGCCTTGCTTGGTAACAGGTTCAGGTGAGGGGGAAAGATGAGATTTCAGGGGGgagaatctgcatttctgtaTGAGAAATGACCAGAGAGTGGGGACTCTTGCTTGACCACAGTCACATCCAGAGATCAAAAGTGAGCACGAACTCATAAAAAGTGCTGTGTttgttcataaaaatgaaaactgccTGGGACACATCAATAGAGGCTGGGCATAGAGAAGGAGAGTGATCTACCAGCTTGGGTCCTGCTAGTTAGAGCCCACCTAAGCATTGTGCCCAGCTCTAGGTGTCAAATGAGATGATGAACAGTGTAAAGTTCACAGGGACCCTGAGATCTCAGGCCACCCCCTTCTCACCCCAGGCCAAATCTAGGCTGTGTCATACTGACAACCTGCAGTGCCAAGAGGCAGAACCAGGATGGGGAGGGGCCTGCATAGCCCACAGGGAATGACAGTGGAAGGCTCTGGAAGCATATTTCTCAGAGGTCCACAGTCCTGTCACACATAGCCTGGGAGACTTTGGGTAAGCGACTCAACTCACGGAGCCTCTGTCTTCTCATCTTAAATGGGAATTGCAGTAATTCCTACCAGACAGAGTACTTGTGAagactaaatgaaataattcacAGAAAGGTTTTATCCCAGTGTCTAGGATACagtagcacaggggtccccaaactatggcccgcgggccacatgtggcccccttaggccatttatccgccccccccccccgcacttctggaagggtacctctttcgttggtggtcagtgagaggaacatagttcccattgaaatattggtcagtttgttgatttaaatttatttgttctttattttaaatattgtatttgttcccattttgtttttttactttaaaataagatatgtgcagtgtgcataggaatttgttcatagttttttttatagtccggccctccaatggtctgagggacagtgaactggccccctgtgtaaaaagtttggggacccctgcagtagcaCATACTTAGCTCTCAGTCAcctgagaaggagaagggaggagatgggcAGTGACCCAAGGCTGGAAGAGGAACGGGAAGCCCACTGGAAGGCTCCTGGGCAAACTTACCTCTGGGCACCTGCCCTGCACTTGTTGTGGCGTCACCAGGAAGTTGGTCACCAAGAAGAATACATTCTCTCCCTAGAAGGCAAGTGTCAGTGTTTGTGCCTGCATGGCTCGCTCAGTGGGAGAGGACAGAAGCTGGCAGCTTGGTATGTGAGAGAAGGAACCCTGGCCTCATTGAGTCATCAATGCTGTGCCCCAGGAAAATGCCTCCAGTGAGACAAGTTGAAAGAGAGATGGGCAGCTGGCTGGATTTCTGCCCATTTCTAAGCCTATGTCTGCCTCTTTGAGACAGTTTATTTCTTATGTTAACTCTCATTCACTCAAACAGAATTTTCTAAGAACCACTTGTTTCTAGTTACTAAAAATCCAGAGCTGAGTTGGGCCAGGCCTCTTCCCAAGCTGATGGGAAGGTGAACTCCTCATTGCATGCATGGTCGAGGGTCAGGGGGCAGGTGGTAAGCTCTGCCTAGGCAAAGGGTGGCCAAGGACAGGGCGTCTGATGTCTGTGTGCCGAGTGTGAGAGCTCTGTGAATTTAGTGGAATGTAGACTCAGAAAGAGAAGGCAAGGGCTGGGCAGAGGGGTATGGCAGTGGTCAGGATCTGGAAGGACTTGGTGGCCACCATCATGGACAGGGAGCCTTCCAAAGGTGAAAAGCAAGGGCTAGCAGACTCTGATGATGTCACATGTGAAAGCGCAGCCTGGTTGCTGCATGGGTGCACCTGGGGACCCTCTAAGACCATAGCCTCATCCAGATATAGCATGGGCAGCAGTGAGAACTGTTAGGAGATggataggaaggagagaggaacaaGGTGTCAAGCTGAGTCCAGCTTTGGCATTGGTGGGTGAAAAGAGGCCACACTGGAAGAGGGAGATGATTTCTTTTTGGACATGATGGAAGTGCACCCAAGAGGCAACTGTGCTCAAGGCAAGTTGTCACTGAGGCTACAATTTGAATATCAGCCGGATGGAGGTGGAAACAGGCTGTGGCCAATCTGAGCAGAAGTGGCCTGAAATGCGGtataggagaggcagagggagacggCCTGACAGCAGCACCTCAGGTCAGGGAGACAAGCATACAGGAagttccaggccctggccctcccctcctgcccctctcACCCAAACCTCCAGCTCAAGCTTAATGTCAAGTTTCTAGACATTTCACTCTTTTCCAGACATGCAGCCTTTGTTAATGTAGTTCTCCTGGCCTGGATTCCTGAATCCTCCTCTCATTCACCTGGAAACCTCTTACGTATCCTTGATAGGTCTGTCCAGACACCACTCCGCTGTAAGGCCCTTCCAAAGCCCACCTCCATGACAGTGCCAGCAACCCCCTCTGGCATCACATGCCTCTCTTGCACACACTTGCAGCAATGATGGTATCAAAGCTGTCAGCACCTGGCAATAACACTGAGGAACCCACCTGTGCTGGCTTCACGAAATCAGCCACATCCCATAGCCGATTCCCCAGCTCCTTGATCTGGGTCACAGAAACCCCTTTGAGTTTGGTGATAACAGAAATCTGGGGGACCAGGTCCTGTTCCTGGTAGCCTTTCTTGGCGAGGAGGGCCCACCTGGGAGGAGGTAATGGGTAGTTTGGTGTGTCCCTGGCATCCTGTGAGTAGTGGCAGAGATGGGCCCTACTTGCTCAGCCTTTCTCCCTCACACCCTATAGGCTCCCAGTATACCATGCAGACCCCCTGcctcctctccatcctcctctcccccaccccctaaaTACCCTGCACAGGCCATGCATCTGAGAGCCAGTGTCCACATGGCTGCTATTAGGCACCCATGTGCTTAGAGATGCCCACTACCAGCCAACACCCTCCCCCTGATGCAGCTAGATGCAGCTTCCTCCTTAAAGACTTCTGATTCAGCCAGAACTGGTGATCTCTATCAATGACCTTAGCGTTCTAGCTCTCACAAGTGACAGGGACTACACCCAGCTCTGCCCAGGGCCTCCTGGGCAGGGGTAGAGCCCATCCTGCTTTGTGTCCAGAGCCCAACATGGGGCTAGGGACAAGGCCCAGGTGGGCATACAGAATGACAAAAGCACACGGCTTGCTCTTGCACCCACTAGCCCCTATACAGACAGAGATCTTTTGTTCTGCCTACCCACTACCCTGTCCGAACCTGCCCCCCTCTCCACTACCACCAGCCCGGCCTCTGAGGAGTCAAACCCTCAACAGGACAAGTTAAGTTACCTCTGGCCAACATAGCCAGCAGCCGTTTCCTTACCCTACCACGTAGACCATGGTCCCAAACTGCAGCAGCCTCTGTAGAACGCCTACCCGCCAGTTCCTGGTCATCACATACTTCTCAGTCTTGTAATCCAGAAGCCCCCAGCCTGTCAAGGCCCTTGGGGAGCCCATGCTCCCAGCTCCTGCTGGCTGTGGGGACACATGAGTCAGCACAGCAGCTGCAGTCACAGCTGAACAGAAGATAAAGCAGGCGCCCAAGGAGGACCAGGCCAGCAATTATTAAAGGGACAGGATCAACTCTGGGCAGGATCCAGCCTCCAccccatcctcccacccccatccctgggCTCAATCCCAACCCCCAGCTGCCCTGGGTCTCCCACCCTCTCCACATTCCCTCTGCTGGGTCCTGGACGCTCAGAGAGGAGCagcccctgtcccctgccctctggcCTCACTTCTTTGGGTGATGAGGGGATGATAGGTGTTGTAGGTACTATGAGAGAATGGCCTGGGGGCTGCAGGAGTCCAGAGAAAGGGCCAAGAAAAGCTTCAGAAAAAGCGATCTCTGAACTCATACTTGAAGATTCTGAAGTTCAACGAAGTTGAGAAGGAATGTTGCTGGTGGAGAAAAGGCATGAGAGACATCTGGGACCGACAGAGAGCATGACTCTGGCTTCAGAGGGGAGGGTGGCCAGGCTCTGCAGGGTTCCCCAAGCTCCCCTGTGTGATGCCCTAGCAAAGCTGCTCACACCCCACAAGTGCAGGGACTAAAAGCCCCCAGAGTAGGGCATCTTTCCCTCTCTGTAGGAAGGAGGGCGATGCTGGAACAGCAAAAGACAGCAGGGCCCTCAAAGCACCCGGCCTTGCCCCTAGCCGGTGGCTGGCGCTCTCATCCGCCTAGCTAGGAGTCTACTCAAGGTCAGTGCAGACCCGAGGCAGTTTCTGCAACAACCAACACTGGGTTGCCGGGGTGACTGCCTCGGTCTCCATTTGCTGCAACAGGCGCCTGTTCGCAGCACACCACATGCGATTGGTCGATGAAGCTGGCGGGTCCGCCCGAATTCTCCAGTTGAGCTCTAGTAGTGGTGGCACGCAGACCTGGCCTCAGTGCTCGCAATTACAAAATGAACGTAACCATGAGGAATCCCTGCAAGAAATCTGGGGAGAGTGGAGAGCAGGAGAAGGAGGCGGCAGCAGCTGCCTCTGGACGTCTTACAGGGGTCCAGGAGGCCGAAGAGGGTTCGGACTCAGATTCAGACTCCTGCCTGGAAACGGAAGGTGCCCGCAGGCAGGGGGATGCAGAATTCTTCcgcaggggtggaggggacaggTGGGGCCGATTGGACAGGGGCTCCTGtccagcagagcagggagggcGCCCCTCTATGGGACACCTTCAGCGCAGCGGGTGGCGGCAACTCCAGTCTCCTTCACTCCCTGCAATGCTGCTGGGAGCATTACGCTTCCAGAATGATGTTAAATTTCtaggtaataaaaaatatatataatgctgGGTTGTGACAGAGGACAGAGGAACCCTTGGAAGGTGGCTGGCTGTTTCTGAATAGGGATCcacattcttctctctcctttcaggCAACCATGGGCTTGGAGAACTGGACAAGGAAACCCTCTACCTGAGGTCTTGCGGGGCCCACTGTGTTGTACCTGCCTCCTGCTTTCTCCACCAAGGGAAAGCCCCAGAGCTAAACCTGCGGCACCGTGGCCTGGGGCCCCAGGTACCCCTGGAGGGACCCTGGGGCCAGGGTTTGAGGAAGAGGGCCTGGGAAGCAGCAGTCATGGATGTAGCCACCCCCTTCCTGAGTCCGCATACTCCCTGGCCTTGCTCTGTACCAGGCATGTCCCACTGCTACAGCTGGGTGACAGGTGGGAATGGGGCTATGACAAAGTTCAGTATAGGGCTGAGGAGCCTGCAATGGGCATCTAACCTTTGGGACAAGAAAGTCTCCAAAAGGTGAGATCAGGGTGGAGCCTTCTGTGGGTGAAGAAGCAGGTATACCCTGGTCATACGGGAAAGGTAGGGCCTTCCAGCTGGAAGACACCAAGCGAGCTGAGCCCTGGAAACATGAGCCAGGTAGTAGTTATGTGTGTCTGGGTTCTTCAGCCCTGGGAAGAACCAGGCCCTTCAGGCTGCTCTCTGTCCCAGGGGGCCCAGGCTCTGGCTTCTGCACTAATCTCCAATTCCTATGTCAAGAGGCTGGATCTTCGGGACAACAGGCTCTGTGGGGCCGGTGCAGAGGCCGTGGCACATGCCCTGAGCAAAAGCAGAAGCATCTGTGGTAGGTGCTGAGTCTAGGGGCAAGTGGGCAGACTTGAGTCCTCCCTTTTCTGAGGGGTATGCCCCCAACTCACAGCCAGACTTCACCTGGGGCTTCATCACAAGAGTGGAGTTAGACCCTCTGTGGTGCACCCAATGCCAGATGCCACTTCTTTCCTgaccaaccccaccccacccactcaCCTCCTTCCCTGGCCAGCACACTCTTCATATGGTGGCCTCCCAATGCCTGAATGCAGGTAGGAGGGTCCTTTGACACACAGGTGGGGGCTAGGcagagtgagaggaggaaaggttgGTTGAGTGTTAGGTGGGGCTGGATCCAAATGCTGCCTCTGCCACTAAAGGGTGTAGTGATCTTGGCCAAGAAATGCAACCttgctaagcctcagttttcaatCTGTGAAATGGCCCAGTAATACCACTTAGCCCTTGGGGTGTGATGAACATCAGTGAATCTGTATGTGGCTGATATAAGTACTTTGTGTCTGGCCTGTATAAATGCTCTGAACATGGCTACCTAGTCTATTTTTGCTAGTCCCCAGAAGTGTGGCAGTGGGGGCTTTTGTGGGTGGGTTGTATTGCTGCCAGGCACAAATGATCAACAGGGTGGCTGTATCTCCCTCATAAGCATTCTCCATAGCAACAGGAAGTAGGTGGTTTTAGCCCATTGACAAAGAAGCTTATGGACACATAGGGTAGGGATGGGCATCAGGGAAGCTGCCTGGGGCCTAAGGGAACCCAGTTGATGGGTGTCAGAGTCATCATGCACCCCAGGAAAGTTCAGCTACAAAGCctcttctggcctgacctgtggtggcgcagtggataaagcttgacctggaacactgaggtctctggtttgaaaccctgcacttgtctggtcaaggcacatgggagttgatgcttcttgctcctccctcctttctctctctctctcttaaaaaacaaataaacaaaaaaaaccctcttctGCTGCCTCAGGCCTGGAGGTTTGGGGGATGAAGCAGGGTGGAGGGGGATGGTGCCTGACTTTGAATCCCACTGACTGAGGAATGGTGCCACCCCCCAGATGTGGACCTGTCGGAGAACCAGCTGGGTGCAGCGGGAGCCCAGGTCATCTGTACTGCTCTCATGGCAAACCTAGCCATGCAGAAGGTACAGCTGGCAGGGAACAGCCTGGAGGAGCAGGCAGCCCACTATCTTGCTGAACTCCTGCTGGCCCACACGGGCCTGAAGTCTCTGGACCTCAGCTATAACCAGCTAAATAACCAAGCAGGTATAGtaatatctggccagggccagcatggaGCACTTGAGCTCATCTTCCTGGGGCAAAGGTGGGTAGAGGTTGGCAAGGGCAAAGCTGAGCATCCATGCTCTGGTTCCTGTTCCCCATTTCCCACTTTGGTTTGCCCTTTTCCTACTCCTTCCACACAGAACTCAGTCCATTCCCCAAATATCCCACTGTCTGCTGCTACATGTGTTGGGAGCTGATTTGGCCAATAAGAATAAGcaaaacaaaggccctggcctcAAGGAACACTTATTAACAAGATAATTCTCCATAATTATTGAtgctacaaaagaaagaaaaagggcatGATTCTAGAGAAGAATGGGCAGCATCTGTGCAGAGATGATATTTAAACTGAAatgaagagggtggggaggaataAGTCATGGCAAGATTAGAGGGAGTGCATTTCAAGCAGAGCAACAATGAAAATGCAGGCCTGTTTCCCAGTCTGACATACACTAGAGTGACTGGGCTAGTGAGCAAAGGGAGAGTGGCTAGGACATGGGGTAGAGAGGCAACAGGGGACTGTACCTACAAGTCATGGCAAAAGTCATgaaaattttattctaagtgcTATGGAAGACATCAGTGGGATTCTTTGATCTTATTACTTTCTTTCATGCCCCAGGGCCCTTGCACAGGCTATCTGCTTTGCCAAGAACATGAAGTTTTATTTGCCTGCCCTCAACCACTCCAATCAACTATAAGATTCACCtagggtggcctgacctgtggtggcgcagtagataaagcgtcgacctggaaatgctgaggttgccggttcgaaaccctaggcttgcctggtcaagggacatatgggagttgatgcttccagctcctccccccttctctttctctgtctctcctctctctctttccctctgtctctccctctcctctctaaaatgaataaacaaaaaataaaaaaagattcatcTAGGACCCTGGCTTAGCAATACAGATTACTGGGCATCTGCTGAACCAGACTCTTGAGAGTGTGCCCATGCATCTGCATTTTACTGGATGCCCCAGGAGATTTGTATGATCCAGAAAGTTTGGGAATCACTACCTGTGCTTAGAGTGAGTGGAGTAGCACCAGCCTTGCCTGTGAGAATCAACCTTAGAATTTAACTATCAGACAGACAATTTGTCTTCTAAGAAAATTATTGTGAGAAGCTAgtgaactttaaaaagaaactcattttagcctgacctgtggtggcacagtggataaagtgtcgacctggaaatgctgaggtcgccggttcgaaaccctgggcttgcctggtcaaggtacatatgggaattgatgctttcagctcctccccccttctctctcctctctctctctcttcctttctctctcctctctaaaattaattttaaaaattaaaaaaaaaatcttaaaaagaaactcATTTCAGTCTTTCAACAAACTAAATGTAGGTGTCCTTCTGGGCCTTCACAGCCAGAGGGCAAGCACCAGAGAGGCAGCCAGGATGGAGGGCGCTGGAAGCTAAGGCCCTGCGAAAGCTGTACAAATATGGAATTGGAGGTTCTCAGTCTGGAAAAGGACAGACATAGTGGGACCATTTTGTTCCCCCAAGTAAGGATCTGTGGGTGGGCCCGACTCCCTTGAGAGATGAAGGAGCCTGGGTCTCAGTGTCCCCAAATGACCCATGATAATGGCAGTATCAGCTTTATAGGTTGACTGCTGGGGCCAAGCATTGGAACTACAAAAGGTTGATTCATGCATGTGTGTGGAAGAAACGTCACACCCCGAGCTATTTAGCAAAGTAGGGGCTTCCCTACAAAGTGAGGGACCACTGCCCTCTCCGCTCAGCACTGGAAGTGTCTGAGATAGAGGAAAGTACTATATCTGAGCACCTGCGGAAGTCAGAGCCAGTGCTAGACGGGGAATCTGGAATCCTATTCCCAGGGAGGCAGTGCAGACTCCTCGCAGTCTTGCGGGAGCTCTCCAAGGTACTAAAAGTATCTGCTGGCCAGTGTTCTGGCTGAGGGCCCTGCTCAGTTCAtctgtttttttcctctgtgcatttatttattttttttataaataaatttttattttaatggggtgacatcaataaatcagggtacatatattcaaagaaaacatgttcaggttatcttgtcattcaattctgttgcatacccatcacccaaagtcagattgtcctccgtcactttttttttttaatttatttattcatttttagagaggacagagagagggagagagagagacagagagagagagaaggggggaggagctggaagcatcaactcccatatgtgccttgaccaggcaagcccagggtttcgaaccggcgatctcagcatttccaggtcgacgttttatccactgcgccaccacaggtcaggccttttttttttttttaaagattttatttattcatcttagagaggagagagagagagtaggggggaggagcaggaagcatcaactcccatatgcgccctgaccaggcaagcccagggtttcgaaccaacgacctctgtgttccaggttgatgccttagccactgcgccaccacaagtcaggcctccgTCACtttatatctagttttctttgtgcccctcccgcacctcctccccctctctcttctcccctccccccgccccccgtaaccaccacactcttgtccatgtctcttagtctcgtttttatgtcccaccaatgtatggaatcctgcagttcttgtttttttctgatttatctatttcactccatataatgttatcaagatcccaccattttgttgtaagtgatccgatgtcatcatttcttatggctgaatagtataccatggtgtatatgtgccacatcttttttatccagtcttctatattttttttacagtgataaaagcctttaagcaaactcttggccaatacagctaGAAtgcataaaagagtagtgtccttaacatgttcaccaagtccaagttggccccaacaccatgccaaatacctgaaaaatgcaacccaaccccagttcagtctgttagtgGCTGTCACAAGGaataggagtccaggaaaagttcacatccaggaaaagtccgcatggcactggaattgttgtcacaattctatactttgcagctcacgtccaagtcccaatgactgctgcttctagctggtaatgattcaggtagactggaaaagccatctgcagcatgtgtggagatggagcttctgttctcctctgcctggagagatgagaccaggttgcttttccctggagctctgcgactgtggcttggtaaagagagccttgggatacactaagcagtctcggtgtggcttcttcagtccTCTATGCATTTCTTCATATCAGTCTTACTAGacctgtgctaggtgctgggacCATAGAGAGGGGTCAAATTTAGATCCTGGGGATCCCCCAGGCTTATGGAGAGACATCAGGCAGAGAGAAGTCTAATGGCCAGAACCTGGATGGATGAAAGCAGTAGACTTGAGGCCTAAGGTGGCCCAGCCAAGTGGGCAGGAAAGGCTTCCTGATGCCAAGAGCCCAGGTAGAAGGATGAGGAGCTGTTCGCTAGGTGAGGAGGGAGATCAACCATTCTGCACAGGGGGACAGCCAGAAGGTGTATTAGTACTGACACTTTTGAGACCTGGAAGAGGTCATACTGGTTGAGTGCTGACAGAGTGAagagtggggtgggtgggtgt from Saccopteryx leptura isolate mSacLep1 chromosome 2, mSacLep1_pri_phased_curated, whole genome shotgun sequence carries:
- the LRRC74B gene encoding leucine-rich repeat-containing protein 74B isoform X3 encodes the protein MNVTMRNPCKKSGESGEQEKEAAAAASGRLTGVQEAEEGSDSDSDSCLETEGNHGLGELDKETLYLRSCGAHCVVPASCFLHQGKAPELNLRHRGLGPQGAQALASALISNSYVKRLDLRDNRLCGAGAEAVAHALSKSRSICDVDLSENQLGAAGAQVICTALMANLAMQKVQLAGNSLEEQAAHYLAELLLAHTGLKSLDLSYNQLNNQAGEMLGPALAENIGLTELNISWNHLRGPGAVSFARGLGANIFLRVLDISYNGFGDPGAFAVGEALRTNNVLEEINMSNNRISAVGALSLGLGLRVNQTLRILVVSRNPMRSKGCLGVLKSVQNNPVSTLELLDFSVRTFHKPHL
- the LRRC74B gene encoding leucine-rich repeat-containing protein 74B isoform X1; amino-acid sequence: MNVTMRNPCKKSGESGEQEKEAAAAASGRLTGVQEAEEGSDSDSDSCLETEGNHGLGELDKETLYLRSCGAHCVVPASCFLHQGKAPELNLRHRGLGPQGAQALASALISNSYVKRLDLRDNRLCGAGAEAVAHALSKSRSICDVDLSENQLGAAGAQVICTALMANLAMQKVQLAGNSLEEQAAHYLAELLLAHTGLKSLDLSYNQLNNQAGEMLGPALAENIGLTELNISWNHLRGPGAVSFARGLGANIFLRVLDISYNGFGDPGAFAVGEALRTNNVLEEINMSNNRISAVGALSLGLGLRVNQTLRILVVSRNPMRSKGCLGVLKSVQNNPVSTLELLDFSDIQVNREFDDLASSVKVSHPGLYIKTEGRRVEYKKELLEVFKPSLPASAPK
- the LRRC74B gene encoding leucine-rich repeat-containing protein 74B isoform X2; translated protein: MNVTMRNPCKKSGESGEQEKEAAAAASGRLTGVQEAEEGSDSDSDSCLETEGNHGLGELDKETLYLRSCGAHCVVPASCFLHQGKAPELNLRHRGLGPQGAQALASALISNSYVKRLDLRDNRLCGAGAEAVAHALSKSRSICDVDLSENQLGAAGAQVICTALMANLAMQKVQLAGNSLEEQAAHYLAELLLAHTGLKSLDLSYNQLNNQAGEMLGPALAENIGLTELNISWNHLRGPGAVSFARGLGANIFLRVLDISYNGFGDPGAFAVGEALRTNNVLEEINMSNNRISAVGALSLGLGLRVNQTLRILVVSRNPMRSKGCLGVLKSVQNNPVSTLELLDFSIPAWALHWLRENKWLWVHNAHCSLIYGFAGSALET